One Ovis aries strain OAR_USU_Benz2616 breed Rambouillet chromosome 24, ARS-UI_Ramb_v3.0, whole genome shotgun sequence genomic window, TCTTCTAGGCGCCTAGGATGTGCCTGGGGACTTTTGTAGACCTTCCTGTGGGAAGCACAGGGCTGGTTTTCTGGAGAGCAGGCCGGGCGGAGGAGTCCACCCCGCCCCTCCCAGCACCGAGGGCTCCTTCTTGGGCTGGCTTCTCTGCTTCCTGCAAGCTGGCGCTGGCCGGTGGACCCTGCCTGCCGCAGCCCTGAGGAACAGGTGAGCCTCCTTGGCTTGCAGGTATGTGGCCCGACCTGTTCCATGCCCTGGGTCACACCTGAGAGCCCTGGCTGTCTCCACCTAGCTGTCATCGGGCTGGACACTTACCTGTGGTACTAGTCACCCTGACACCCTTGGCCCGCATCACCGGGATGGGAGGGTCCGGGGGAAGGCGGGGTGGCTCTGGGGGCTGGCGTCACAGCTGACCCCCTCCCTTGGGCAgcttatggggagggaggagggtcgGGGGGCCAGAGGGACGGTCCATCTGCCCAGGTCTCAGCAGCCCACCGCCCAGGAGACACAGCAGCCAGAGCATCCAGCGGTCACTTGCACCGAGGCGGCGGTCGGCTGGCCTGAGGTGGAGGAGGTGAGGCAGTCAGGTGGGCCTGGGGCCTGGTCCTTGGCTGCTGTCCAGGGCGCATCGGGGGCTGGTGTGGCCTGTGGGGGCATGTGTTGTTGGGGAGCCCTGTGCCCCACACCACGGTCACTCCCACCTAGGCCCTGGTGCACCTGCAGCTCTGGGCGAACGTGGACGTGCTGCTGGTGGCCTCCTGGCAGGAGCTGAGCCAACACGTGTGCGCCTTCACCAAAGCCCTCGCCCAGCGCCCCTTCAAGTGCGTGACCCTCTCCCTTCAGGGAGCtgctggaggggtgggggcggcAGTGTCCAAGGGCCAAGCAGTCCCAGGCTCTCTTGAGCGGGGGACGGGGTGCTCGGCAGAGGTGAGGAGCCTCTAGCACCTCCCTGCACCCCTTCCCCAGGCAGGCCCGGGAGTCTGGGGCCTTCCCCTTCTGCACCTCTGGGCGCTGGACGGCAGGCGAGCGAGTGGCCAGAGACGGCATGGGGCTGCGGGGGGCCTGGTGGCGGCAGGTCAGGCAGTTCAACCGCGTCAGCCCAGCCGTGGCCGATGCCGTTGTCAGCGCCTTCCCATCCCCCCGCCTGCTGCAGCAGGTGGGTGCCCGCCCTCACCCAGACCCCAGGTATGGGGGCCAGCTCCCAAGGCCTGCCGCTCACCCCTGCGCCCTCCCTAGGCGTACGAGGCCTGTGGCACGGAGCAGGAGCGCCTGGCCCTGCTGGCTGACCTCCCGGTGAAGACGGGCAAGAGAGCGCCACCCCGCAGGGTGGGGCCCGACCTCTCCCGCCGCATCTGCCTCTTCCTGACCACCACTGACCCCGACCTCCTGCTGGACCTGGGCTCCTGAGCAGGCCCGTGGGTTGCACAGGGCGTCCCCCGCCTGCAGGCAGGAGTGAACACAGCCTCCCAGAGGACCCGTGGGAAACCACAGGGGGTGGTGCGCCCCGAACCCGGGGCTTAGTCAGGTCTGACCCCAAGCTGGGGGATGAGGGGACGGCAGAGAGAAATCTTGCATAACTGGGAGAAGAAAATTCTTCTCTCGCCTGCGGAAGGTCTAGAGACGGTTTGGGGTGGGGCTCACGTGCCCTGAGCATGCACACTGGCCGAGGGGCTGGTAGACAGCTGGCACCAGCAGGAAGGGCTGCAGGGGCCTCGGATCCCACCGGGGAAACTCCCATCACCGGGAGGTTGGGGGGGAAGTACCTTCATTTTTAAGACAAGGTTTAGAGGGAGGAGAGAACCAGGCTACCTCTCCCCAGGGTACCGTGAGGCCCCAAGAGGAGACAAGCACGGACACCTGTGAGCCCCAGGCCTCACTTTGACCCACTTCATTCTATAGGCAGGTGGACATCAGACTTCGAGTTTATTATGGTTGCTTTCAGCCCCAGACAGGAGGAACAGAGCTGACAACATGCAAAGCAAGTTAAGAAAAACGTGAGGCCGGTGGTGCCAGGGAGAGCCCACCTCTCAAGTTGCGTCCTCCTCACAGGCAGCAGCCCATaggcccccagccccttccctgccAGCCCCCCAGACCTGAACCCAGACGCGCTGGGGCGGCAGCTGTTCTCATGCCCAGCACCGGAGCAGACAGGCTGGGTCTTGGGGTCACAGGGCTAACGGCTGGGAGCCCCTGTGGCGAGGCCCGCCCCAGCCTCAGGCAGCAGAGGGGCAGCGGGACAAACCTCGGCTCGGTCCTCCCCTCGGCGGCCCTGGGGCAGTCCACAGGCAGGGGCGGGGACCACGCCGTCCCAGCCCCGGGGGTCTCGATCAGGGAGCAGGCTAGGTCCTTCGGCAGCGCTTCCGCTGGCAGCGCCGGGGCTCTGGGCCGCTGGCCGCGGGCGAGGGCTCGGGGGGCTGGCGGCTCATGCTCAGGACCCAGCCCAGCTTGTGGTGCAGCACCTGCTTGAGGCCGGGCGGCAGGGGCAGGCCCTCAAGCGTGTCCCCCGAGCCGGGCCGCAGCTGGCGCAGGCGGTAGCAGCACAGGTACTGCAGGGAGGTGACGCTGGCGCACGAGCGGATCACCTTCATGCTGCTCTTGGCCGCCGTGGAGCACACCATCGGGTAGAACCTCTTGTTCTGCAGCTGCGTGGCCGCCACgcctggggcggggggaggaacaGCCTCAGGGCACTCAGCCCCCCGGGGGCTCTGGCCCTGCTCCCTGGGGCCACATAGGTCCCGGCCTCACCTATGCACTTCCTGTTCTTGAAAAAGGTCAGCGTCCCGTGCCAGCTGTCCAGGTGCACGCCGATGATGGAGCCCTGGCCGAACCTCGAGGAGAAGCTCGTCTTGTCGCCCTTGTGGtggaggaggcctgggggcagCAGGGTCGGGCTGAGCCCCACAGCCTGGGGGCCCCAGCCCCGCCCACCCGGGCCCTGCGCACCTGTGTAGGAGAGGCCCCAGCTGTCCTCGTCCCGGCCGAGCAGGCTGCAGAATGTGTGGTGGTACTTGTCCAGGTCCACGTCCGACGTCCCAATGCCCACCATCTGGGAACGGGAGCGGGCAGAGGGGGCAGGGGACCGAGGCGCCTGGCAGCACCCCCACCTCCTGGCCCCACCAGCCACTCACCATGTCCGTGCCGTAGACGGGCGACGTCATCTTGATCTCCCAGAAGTGCtggccctcccccagctccttggTGCCCCGGATGGCGGCCGTGCCACAGCTGTACTCCATGTGGAAGCTGACCTTCCGGTTGTCACAGCTCAGTAGGGTGGCCGAGGACTTGTTCAGGTCATCCCAGACCCAGTCAAAATCTGCGAGAGCGAGAGGCCCCAGCTGAGCCCCGGCCCACCCGGAGCACCGCCCACCACGCCCGGCACTCACACTCGTCCTCCTCGCCGCAGCGGCAGTCCCGGCCCCGGTGGGCGGCGTGCAGGCTGCCGCAGAAGGCCTCGCTCTGGCTCTCACAGTCGCAGAAGGACTCCCCGGTCACGGGCACGGCGCTGGGGATGGACGACGGCAGGGACGCGCACTCAGGGTCAGAGTCTGAGTCACTGTGCTGAAGGACATAGGAGATGTCGCCGCCCAACCTGCCGGTACCGGCCCAGCCACCCTCCACCCGCCTGCCCCGCTGCAGGCCCATGGCTCAACAGCCGGACGTCCCGAGGGAGAGACCTGGGGCTTGGCCTCCAGGGGACCACCCCGGCCCCGGGACACAGCCAGCCGCTGCCACCACGGACACCTCTTCTGGCCTCCTCCTCAAAGGCCGACCATGAGGAAGCTTCCTGGGAATGGAGTTGAGAGCCCTGGAGGCCCGGTGGCTTATCAGCCCCTGGCGGGGCTGCACACTCAGCCATCCCTCAAGGTCAGGAGCCCCTAGGTCACGGATACACAGGGGAGCCCATGGCAAAGCCCATCACTGACCTAACGAAGGCAGCTTGGTCTCCCTGGAGCAGCAGCTGGGCTCTGGGGGCCCGATCGCCGTGGCAGGGCCTGCACACCTGGCCCAGACTGTGGCTCCCCGTCTGTGCCCGGGGCAGCTCAACCCCCATCACAGGGCCCTGCTGAGGGAGCCCTGCGGTCGCAGGCCCTCTGCACGGGGGCTTAGTCCTCACAGGACAGACTCCAAGCCTTAGGGGCCCGATGTCAGCCCAGCACCAGACGCCAAGGCTGAACTGGTCAGGTTCCGGAGACCAGCTGACCAGACCCCCCTGAAAGCCAGCTAGGGTGCCTCCAAACACCCACCTGGACTCCAGACCCCAGCCAGCCAGCGAGGGCCCAGGGCACAGACTGCTTCCACGTGCCTGCGCTGAACTCTCCCAGCTTGGCCTGGTCTCCTGGTCAGGCTCAGGCCTCTGCCCTCACTCTCCTGGCCTCTGGGTGCCCCTCTGGCCCAAAATGCCCTCTGCACAGCAGTCCAGTGGACCTATTCAGACCTGAGATTCTGCTCCCCTGAGAGCAAAGTCAACAGACTTACCCTCCTCAGACAGTGTCAGTGCCCCTACCCGGCCCCCTGTCCTGCCCACCCTGTCCCCTTGGGGTCGGGGTGGGGTCTGTTCACCCCTGGATCTCTCTTGAATACCGGTTCAAAGAGGCTCTGCCAGGCCTGGGCTTTGTGTCCTCTTCCTTCCTGTCGGCTCCCTGCGcacctgcctcctccccccaGGATGGAGTCCCTGCTTGATCATACTCAGCCCCGAGCACCACACAGGAGGGAAGCAACGCAGAGGCCGGGCAGTGAGCAAGGAGGTCGAGCCCGTCAGATGGGCACCCGCGGAAAGGCTGAGGGGCCCCAGGACCTGGCTCTTGGGGAACAGGCAGGCTCCCTGCTgcgggaggagacacccctccCCAAGCCAGGGTGCAGACCTGAGCACCGCTGGCCCTGGAGTTCCCACGCTTGGCATCCAGCACGTAACCCCCTGCACAGAGAGCAGAACTGGCCTCTCCACAAGCTGCACAGAGAGTTCAGAGCAGCAGGGGCAGCGACGTGTGTGTGCAACCTTCGGGGCTGCTGGACAACAGGACGAGCTGCAAGCGCGTGTCAGACACCGCGCCTCCAGCCCCTGGACGCTTCCCACATCCCACAGCAATGAGCCAGCAAGGCAGGCGCAGGCAGGAAAGACTGCCCGGGCCACGTGGTCAGTGGGAGCTGGAGGCGGGACAGGAATGCAGGCCGGGGCCTCTTGCTGGCCTGGGCAGGGAGCTAAGGGAGGCCCAGGAAGGGGGCCCAGGATACCACCAGCTCCAATTCCCCCCCAAAGCCTGGTGGTTCCAGGTTCTCAGCTGCCCTCATGCTGGAAGTGGGGGGAGAGACATCTGTCCCCCCAAAGACACCTGGCTGAGCCAGGGCACGAAGGCTGGGTGAGGGTAACAGACCAGAGCCAAGTCAAGAGATCCCCAAGAACAGCGGCGGTGACTCAGGGCAGAGCCGAAGCCCAGCTCTTGCCCTGAGAGGTTCAGGAACCTGACTGTGAGGCTCCCCACTGCAGACACAGAGTGCATACAGCCCCCCGCAGGGTCAGTGCCATAAGGCTCCTGCTGCGAAGCCCCAGGTCCCTCAGGAACCTACCCTGCAGATAGACAGCTGAGCCCCCCTCCTCACGGCCTCTGTGTTCCTGGGCCTTGCAGAGCTCAGGATCCTGAGCACAGGAAGGCACAGGAATACTGGTCGTCTTTAAGAATCAAAGTTCTTTTTTTCAGGTGCATATACACAAATATAGAACACAGACTTCAACAGGCAGGGGAAATGTCCAAAACGTTGCACTTGGAGATAACAATAACCACCCTTGTAATGGGCTGAGTAGATAGAATGGAAACGTTTTTGTAAGTGAACTGACCAAAGTACCCACGGACACCCACTACAGAGAAACATATCTGCCTTGGGGTCCTACCACACAAGGCCACATGTGTCCTTAACTGGCGTGAAGTGCTTGGGAGAGCAGAAACAGCACATGCAGCTACTGGTCCAGCCGAGATGACCTCGTCCTCTGCCCCCAGGGCCATCTTTCCCTTCCCATCTCAGTTCAGGCAGTGCCTGCTCTGCGGGTCTCCTCACTTTTGTCCAGCCATGCCGACCTCACCCACTGGAACCTACCTGCCCATCAGAGTCGTAGCCCCAGTTGGCAGTCCCTGCCAGAGCGACAGCCCGGGCATCCGCATCTCGGCGGGCTGCGCTCAAGACAAAATGCCATGCTCTGCTGCTCCGCGGGCGCCTGGCCATGGTGGACAGGAGCTGGAAGAAACCACAGGGTCGGAGCAGAGAAAGACGCAGCACACCAGTAGGTCCCACAGCCTGTGCTGGCCCACCCAGGTCTGGAACTCTCTTCACAAGCTCGTACCTCGCTCCAGGATCCAAGCACCTTGATGAAACTCAGGTAGAGAGCATGGAACACCATCCAGACATCCATGACTCTCAAAGGGCCCTCTCTGAGCTTGGCCTCAGGAACTCAAAGTGTCCTGCCTACCCATTCCTCGGGCATCTCAAGCCCTGCCTGCCCTTCCTCCAGTGTCCAGTTTGACAAATGGCATCTCCATCCTCCCAGTTCCTCATGCCAGACACACAGCAGTCATCCCAACACCTCCTCCCACCACGGCCCTCCACGCCCCATACCACCTCCAACGGTGTCCTGAACCATCTGCCGCCACCGCGCCTCCCCAACCCCGGCAGGACTCCTCCGCTCCGGGTCCGCCCACTTCATTCACTACAACCCAGCTTTTTCGAAacacaaatcttaaaaaatttttaattagcgAGTTATAAACTTCTCAGGGCTTGCCCTTGTTCTCCGGATAAAATGCAAAATCCTACCAAGCCCATCAAGTTCCGGCCCTGTTCCGGCTGCTGGTTCTTTCCAGCCCTTTGCCCAGAACGCTTTCCCCTCCCCTCTTTGGCTCTCAACTTCCAAGCCCGACTTACAGTTACAAGTCGATCTCTGGGATCTTGTACTGAAATTCCCCAGGAGGGCCGGGACTGTCCCCCGCCACGATCCCGAGGGACGGCAGGGGACGCGCGCAGGCACAGCTTTTGAGGGATGGGAGCCCGTCTGCAGACCCGAGTTCGCTACTGGAGTCGGCCACGGCGGGCCCGGCCTAAGCCCCGCCCGCCACCGCCACGGCAACAGAAGGCGCCAGGCCGTGCACGCGGGATGCACGGCCCCGAGACGACCCCGCTGCAGCAGGGGTCGCTTCTCCGTCGGGCATGGCACTGTCTAAGGGTCGGCGAGGTCGCGGGGTTCCTCCCACCCGCCGCCCCGCCCGGCCTGCGGCGCAGAGCCTCGCCCGCCTCTTctggccccgccgccgccgccgccagaaCAAAGGCGCGCCGGCCGCGCCGCCCGCAGCTCCGCGAGGCCAACGGGTGCGGTGCGGTCCCGATCCAGGCGGGGCAGCAGAGCCCGGAATACTCGGGGAGGAGCGGCCGAGGCCCGCCGCTCACCTGCAGCCGCTCCGCGCCGCCGCGTTCAGCCGGGCCAGCCGCGACCTACTTTCCGCTCCCGAGCGAGACGTAAACAATCCCCGCCCCGCGGCCCGCCCCCCGCGCCGCATTGGTCCCGCAGAGCACTCGACTTCGGCGTTCGAAAGAGGGGCGGGCCCCGCTGCACATGCCTCTTTCTGAGAGGCTGCTGGGCCTATCAATCCTACCTCGACGTCCTCATTGGCCATATCTGAAGCGGTCGGAGACAAGTCCCGCACGCCTATTGGGCGTGGGGCGGGCAAACGAAGGGGTCCCGTGTTGGGGCGTTGACACGGAAGTGGGTCCCCGTCCTGTACTCCGTCTGCTCCGGAACCTGCGTGCACCCCCTTGCGCAATCTGATTGGCTAAGGGTAGCGCGAGTGGGCCTATCAAGGGGAGCCGAGGCGGGTTCGCGTTGCCCATTGGTCCGAAGGCGCTTCACTCAGATTGGAGGGAGGCGGCCTGCGAGGGGAGGACGCGGGGCGAGCAGGGCAGGATGGAAGCTGCTGCGGGTGAGTGTGCGTGGCCGCGGGGCGTCGCGGGTCGGCGGGCGCCGAGGCGAGAGGGAAGGGGCAGGCCCGCAGCTGCTAGTCGTGGCTCTGGGTTTCAGCACACCGTCTTATTTTGCGGTATAAAGTTCTCAGAGATGCGCGCACGTGTCATTACGGCGCTTAGGTCTTACTTGAATAAGGCGCTCTAAGAAGGAGAAACCGAAACGTCACATTCTCTATTTTTTGTAGAAGTTTTATTCTGATTttctaagccttttttttttttaaataaaatctgcttGAGACCCAATGTATACCTTGGGCACAGCCGGATTCGCacagattcaattcagttcagctcagtcatgtccgactctttgcgaccccatgactcacagcacgccaggcctccctgtccatcaccaactcccagagttcacccaaactcacttccatcgagtcagtgatgccatccagccatctcattctctgtcgtccccttctccttctgcccccaatccctgccagcatcagagtcttttccagtgagtcaactcttcgcatgaggtggccaaagtattggagtttcagcttcagcatcagtccttccaatgaacacccaggactgatctcctttaggatgaactgattggatctccttgcagtccaagggactttcaagagtcttctccaacaccacagttcaaaagcatcaattatttggcactcagctttcttcacagtccaactctcacatccatccacgaccgctggaaaaaccatagccttgtctagacggaccttagccacATTATTTTCTAAAAGACTTTGGGTCTGATATCTTGAGCACAAAACGCTTACAATGCTGGATTCATCCATCCGATTATAAATGTAACACgggagagaaaaatcagaagaagCTTGTTATGATACGGGCACACTTGCTACAAGGTGAGGGGATGGTTTCCAGGTTGATGATGAATACTTCTTATTTTAACGGAGGGGCAAATGCACACAAATTCGAGAAGCCTCACGGGCTATGCAGTAAACCTCCCTGTGCCCAGAGGCAGCTTCTGTTGTCAGTTGCTTCTATCCTATTGGAGAGATTCTTTACATACAAGGACTCCCGTACTTGTCCAGTGTAACAGATAATCTTGATTTGGTTGGACTGAAGGCTCATCCACACGTGGGGTCCCTCACTTCCCTCCGTGGGGAGACTCTGCTTTCCTTTGCCCCTTCCAGGGCAGCCTCTCCCGTGTAGTGGTGTGCATTTGATTTGTCATCGTTTGTAAGCCTTTGAGTTTACTTATGAGGGAAAGTTGTGGTTGGCTCCTGAGAACTGTGGTCTGGGAAGTTGGCTGCTCCTTCCAGTTACCTGATGGGAGCCGCAGTATCCTGCTTGAGGCTCGGACAGATGAAGCTCCCCAGTCCCACCAGTGAGGGGAGCAAGGCGTCACTCTTAGGTTGGCAATGCAGTGCTGGTGTGGAGGGCACGCAGGTGTCAGGACCTGCATCTGCCTTGTTCTTTCCCAAGTTTCTGCCCAGGTGCCCCTCCACCCACCAAAGAAAGGTGAAATTGATTGTCAACTACTGTTTCTAAaagatacttttatttatttataggtgGTGCTGGGTATTCATTGATgtgtgggcttttccctagttgtggcgagcagtgacttctcttgttgcgaagCACAGGTTCTAGAGCTTGTGGGCTTCGGGAGTTTTGTTCCCCGGGCcccggagcacaggctcagtagttgtggcccacgagctcagctgctctgtggcacttgggatcttcccACAGCAGGGATCgaagccgtgtctcctgcattggcaggaggattcttcaccactgagccaccagggaagcccctccccaaCTACTTTCTGCTATTAAAGCAGTTTAAGTAGTAGCCTTTTAAGTCATCACGGAAGTTGCCTGAGGCAGGTGGCCGAGGCTTGTGTTTGTCGGCAGTGATCTGCGGCTGGGGGATGGTGCCCTTTCCTCGTCACCGTACAGGATCTCTAGACGGAGACCCACGACAGGCACTGCACCGCCTTAGGACCAGAGCCTGTGGAGAAACCAGGCCAGGTGCACCCTGAGTTCCTTCTAGGGACCCTTTGGTGGCAGCAGCCTTTGAACCTGTCTATAAGAGATGGGTCAGGAGGGAGATCGTGTTCACTCACCTCGCACTGAGCCATTCCTGGGGAGCCGGGGTGCAGGGAGGCTGCTGAAATGAGCAGCTTGCTGCAGGCCGGGTGGGACTCTCCGTGGTGAGGTCCTCAGGGTGCTTTGCAGGGGCTGAGGGTTGTTTGTACACAGATGGCGCCTCTGTGGGATAGCAGGGGTGGGAGTCGTGAATGTATTCAGGGTGGCATTTCAGGCTCACTGGGAGAAACAGGAGCTGGGGCAGAGCCTGCCTGGGGTCTGGCACTGGCGCTGTGGTGCCCTGGGGGTGCCCAGGGTTTCTTAAGGCACAACCGTGCGCCATCTGAGTGACCTGATTTCTCGCCCTCACACGGTGTGGGTGCCTCCTGAGCAGGAGGCTGGGGCCGCCAGGAGTGCCGCTTCTGCCCCCAGAGGAGGGCGCTGCCCGCCTGCGGCCAGACCTGTAGGTGCCATCACAGGGGCCGGCAGCACGGTGGTCTCCACCCTCGTCCCTCGGCGCCACTGGAGGCTTTGGCTGGAGCTGGCCTTGTGCACGCCAGGGGTGCACGCACTCACGTGTGCGCACTGCGGAGCGGAGCGTCTGCAGCAGTTCCGGCCGCAGCAGCCCTGCTCCAGGCCGAGCGGGGAGACCATTCCTGAGGAAGCAGTGGGTTGGGTCTGGGGTCTGCTGGATTCCCTCTTGCGTGGCCGCGTTTGCGTGTGCCAGATGATGGGGCAGGTCTCAGGACGGCCCTCTCAGGCCCTGGGCGTAGGAAGTGCCTGGTGAGCACGGGAAGTGGGCAGTGGAAGGAAGGTACGGAGACACCCGGCCTTCCTCCCCTGTTTTTCCAACCAGAGCCTGGAAACCTGGCCGGCGTCCGGCACATCGTCCTTGTCCTCTCAGGAAAGGGGGGCGTCGGGAAGAGCACCATCTCCACGGAGCTGGCACTGGCCCTGCGCCACGCGGGCAAGAAGGTGAGCGCCTCCTGTCTCCTCGTGAGCCCCCGCTCTCCTGGGTGGGCACACAGGGCGGCACCTGGCCAGAGGCCCTCACGAGCCGCGTGGACGCTCCCTCGCAGGTGGGGATCCTGGACGTGGACCTGTGCGGCCCCAGCATCCCCCGCATGCTCCGGGTGCAGGGCAGGGCGGTGCACCAGGGCGACAGTGGCTGGGTGCCCGTCTTTGTGGACCGGGAGCAGAGCATCTCCCTCATGTCTGTGGGCTTCCTGCTGGAGCAGCCGGACGAGGCTGTGGTGTGGAGAGGCCCCAAGAAGAATGGTAATGCCACGCCAGGCTGCCGGCTCCCCACCCGCCCCGCCACCTCGGGTGCTGGGGGAAAGACTGGTGCGGGTCTTCACTTCCAAGACACTCCCCCCAACCCTGACCCGTTGAGCCTGCAAGTACGCAGACAGTTGGCCTGGGGAGTGAGAGCGTGAGCCTCAGCCGTGAACCCTTCAGCTGCCTGGTCCTCCCCCAGGCAGGAAGGCGCCCTGTGGGGTGCCCGGACAGGCTCTGGTGCCTTTGCCCCAGCAAACGGTGTTTGGCTCCCTCTAAGGGCCAGCACGGGGCTGCCAGGTGTGGGAGCAGGCCCAAGGCGGGGGGTGCTCCCAGGCCATGCCCGCGTTCCCCACAGGCCGTCTCTCTGGGGCACAGACATGTGCCCGAAGCTAGGGCCCGAGCAGAAGTCCTGGGGGCGTGCTGGGGAAGAGTCTCTCCCTGCTCCTGGGGCACAGTGGCACACACAGCTCTCCGAATGGGCCGCGGGCCCAAAGGTCGCCCTGCCCTGGGAGGGGAGCAGGTGTGGGCCCGGTGAGGCCCTGCCCACCCACCTGCCGCCCCCAGTCCTGCGCCTCCCTGGGTCCCCACAGCGCTGATAAAGCAGTTCGTGTCTGATGTGGCCTGGGGGCAGCTGGACTGCCTGGTTGTGGACACGCCCCCGGGGACCTCTGATGAGCACATGGCCGTGGTGGACGCCCTGCGCCCCTACAGCCCCCTGGGGGCCCTCGTGGTCACCACGCCCCAGGTACTGTTCCCGCACAGGCGCCCTCGCCCCGGGGCAGgctctgctgtgccctcctcGCCCATCTGCTGCCCCTGCCCCTTTCCTGGTCTCCAGGCGGTGTCTGTGGGGGACGTGAGGCGGGAGCTGACCTTCTGCAGGAAGGTGGGGCTGCGGGTGATCGGGCTCGTGGAGAACATGAGTGGCTTTGTCTGCCCCCACTGCTCGGTGAGTCCTGGGTGGTCTTGGGTGTGGGCGGCCAGCACCGCCCCCCGCCAAGGCCCGGCCCACTGTGGGCAGAGAGGATGGAGGTGGACCCCGTGTCTCTGTGTCCCAGGAGTGCACCAACATCTTCTCCAGGGGAGGCGGCGAGGAGCTGGCGAGACATGCTGGCGTCCCCTTCCTGGGTGAGTGGGCTGGGGCTGCCGCAgggccctgcccccgcccccgggaGAGGGGGCTTCCTCCCGCCCTGCCGACTCCCCACCCCGGTGAGAGCTGCCATCCACAGGCATCCGGTGCTTTCTTCTGCAGGAGCACCTGGGAGGCGGCGGGGCCTGCTGGGCGGCTGCTGGGTGTCCTGGGGAGGTTGAGCCCGGGAACTGGTCCTGTGGGCCATCGG contains:
- the NUBP2 gene encoding cytosolic Fe-S cluster assembly factor NUBP2 isoform X2 — its product is MEAAAEPGNLAGVRHIVLVLSGKGGVGKSTISTELALALRHAGKKVGILDVDLCGPSIPRMLRVQGRAVHQGDSGWVPVFVDREQSISLMSVGFLLEQPDEAVVWRGPKKNALIKQFVSDVAWGQLDCLVVDTPPGTSDEHMAVVDALRPYSPLGALVVTTPQAVSVGDVRRELTFCRKVGLRVIGLVENMSGFVCPHCSECTNIFSRGGGEELARHAGVPFLGSVPLDPELTRSLEDGRDFIQDFPDSPAFPALSSIAQKILSQTPAGLS
- the NUBP2 gene encoding cytosolic Fe-S cluster assembly factor NUBP2 isoform X1, with the translated sequence MIRAHLLQEPGNLAGVRHIVLVLSGKGGVGKSTISTELALALRHAGKKVGILDVDLCGPSIPRMLRVQGRAVHQGDSGWVPVFVDREQSISLMSVGFLLEQPDEAVVWRGPKKNALIKQFVSDVAWGQLDCLVVDTPPGTSDEHMAVVDALRPYSPLGALVVTTPQAVSVGDVRRELTFCRKVGLRVIGLVENMSGFVCPHCSECTNIFSRGGGEELARHAGVPFLGSVPLDPELTRSLEDGRDFIQDFPDSPAFPALSSIAQKILSQTPAGLS
- the SPSB3 gene encoding SPRY domain-containing SOCS box protein 3 isoform X1; its protein translation is MARRPRSSRAWHFVLSAARRDADARAVALAGTANWGYDSDGQHSDSDSDPECASLPSSIPSAVPVTGESFCDCESQSEAFCGSLHAAHRGRDCRCGEEDEYFDWVWDDLNKSSATLLSCDNRKVSFHMEYSCGTAAIRGTKELGEGQHFWEIKMTSPVYGTDMMVGIGTSDVDLDKYHHTFCSLLGRDEDSWGLSYTGAQGPGGRGWGPQAVGLSPTLLPPGLLHHKGDKTSFSSRFGQGSIIGVHLDSWHGTLTFFKNRKCIGVAATQLQNKRFYPMVCSTAAKSSMKVIRSCASVTSLQYLCCYRLRQLRPGSGDTLEGLPLPPGLKQVLHHKLGWVLSMSRQPPEPSPAASGPEPRRCQRKRCRRT
- the NUBP2 gene encoding cytosolic Fe-S cluster assembly factor NUBP2 isoform X3 codes for the protein MIRAHLLQEPGNLAGVRHIVLVLSGKGGVGKSTISTELALALRHAGKKVGILDVDLCGPSIPRMLRVQGRAVHQGDSGWVPVFVDREQSISLMSVGFLLEQPDEAVVWRGPKKNGGVCGGREAGADLLQEGGAAGDRARGEHEWLCLPPLLGVHQHLLQGRRRGAGETCWRPLPGLGAPGPRAHAEPGGWPGLHPGLSRQPRLPRALFHRPEDSQPDARGALLTEAG
- the NUBP2 gene encoding cytosolic Fe-S cluster assembly factor NUBP2 isoform X4 gives rise to the protein MEAAAEPGNLAGVRHIVLVLSGKGGVGKSTISTELALALRHAGKKVGILDVDLCGPSIPRMLRVQGRAVHQGDSGWVPVFVDREQSISLMSVGFLLEQPDEAVVWRGPKKNGGVCGGREAGADLLQEGGAAGDRARGEHEWLCLPPLLGVHQHLLQGRRRGAGETCWRPLPGLGAPGPRAHAEPGGWPGLHPGLSRQPRLPRALFHRPEDSQPDARGALLTEAG
- the SPSB3 gene encoding SPRY domain-containing SOCS box protein 3 isoform X2, with protein sequence MARRPRSSRAWHFVLSAARRDADARAVALAGTANWGYDSDGQHSDSDSDPECASLPSSIPSAVPVTGESFCDCESQSEAFCGSLHAAHRGRDCRCGEEDEYFDWVWDDLNKSSATLLSCDNRKVSFHMEYSCGTAAIRGTKELGEGQHFWEIKMTSPVYGTDMMVGIGTSDVDLDKYHHTFCSLLGRDEDSWGLSYTGLLHHKGDKTSFSSRFGQGSIIGVHLDSWHGTLTFFKNRKCIGVAATQLQNKRFYPMVCSTAAKSSMKVIRSCASVTSLQYLCCYRLRQLRPGSGDTLEGLPLPPGLKQVLHHKLGWVLSMSRQPPEPSPAASGPEPRRCQRKRCRRT
- the SPSB3 gene encoding SPRY domain-containing SOCS box protein 3 isoform X3; amino-acid sequence: MARRPRSSRAWHFVLSAARRDADARAVALAGTANWGYDSDGQHSDSDSDPECASLPSSIPSAVPVTGESFCDCESQSEAFCGSLHAAHRGRDCRCGEEDEYFDWVWDDLNKSSATLLSCDNRKVSFHMEYSCGTAAIRGTKELGEGQHFWEIKMTSPVYGTDMVSGWWGQEVGVLPGASVPCPLCPLPFPDGGHWDVGRGPGQVPPHILQPARPGRGQLGPLLHRPPPPQGRQDELLLEVRPGLHHRRAPGQLARDADLFQEQEVHRRGGHAAAEQEVLPDGVLHGGQEQHEGDPLVRQRHLPAVPVLLPPAPAAARLGGHA